The genomic region ATCCAAAAAGAGTGATGTCTCAAAACCACCATAAATATCATTTGCTTGTTGTTTAAAAGGCATAGTCTGGTGGTTATTTAGCTCAATAAAGCACTCTCTATCAACTGTTGATTCGATTAAGGAGTGCATGTCAGCAGTTGAGAGCATCACTTTTGATGAGCGTGACTGGTTAGGGTCTTCAACAGCAGGTTGTTCAAATTGCTGCTTTTTCATGCATGAGCGATAATCAGCCACAAAAATGCACTCCACGCAGAAGATAAAAATGAACAAAGCGATCGCAAACAGTGTCTGTTCTGACATTTATTTAACTCCTAAATGAAATTTGAGAGCGGTGTGCAAAAAACTTAGTAACGGTGGAAGCGGTAGCTTCCAGGCGTACTGAATTTCCCCGTTCCCAAATAGTTAGGAGCTAATGTTGAGCAATCATCTGGACTACTTTCGCGCCAAACCCGTGAATATTCCTTGCCTGAAATTTGGCCAAATTTGAATCAATTCCATTTGTGTTTTCAATCGCTACCTATAAACGGCTGGCACTCAACGAGCATCTACTTGAAATCTTTATTTCGCGCCTTAGATTTAGAGCCTACTTTGATTAAAAACAATCCCAATTACCATAAATTAATCTCATATGGAGCGATCGGGGCCTAATTGTGTCCGGAGTATTGTTTTATCAGGCTGATGCTCAAGCCGCTAGCTAATCTATAGAACCCAAACGGGTTCTATAGCTCAAACTATAGGCTGTTTTCAACGTAAATTTAAGTAAACCTCATTCGCTTAAGCCTTGAAATGGGGCGGCTAAAAAGGCGAAAGCTAAAAGGTGTTGTTAAAATGCTGCTAAAGAGTGATTATAATGATGTGACACAAGGGTTGTAATAGCCGTAAATCTAGTCTAAGGAACTTTGAGTAGCACTAGTTCGGCTGACTAACGTTTCTAAACCCACATTGAGTACTTCCGCCAGTGCATCAGACGGAAGCCTGCGTATTGCAACTAATATCTGGTCTACTGGGTATAGCAGTTCACCAGAAGGAGAATCTCCTTGGACTAGATACATCTGTAATTCAGAGAGACTCCACCCTTTTAATGCTGCCAGTTTTTCTATATTTTCGGTGTCTGGCCAAGCTTGACCAGATTCCCAAAAAGTTATCGATGAACGACTGACACCAATTTTCTTAGCGAACTGGTGTTGACTTTGAGAGCCTCGTAGCTCTTTAACCAATTTGGCTAATCGTTCTACTTTCGAGTTCATATAAGTATTTTAGTTTACTGTTGACCAAAAACCAACGTTATGAGGTAGATTATATAAATCTGGTTAGTTTACTAACTAAATTTGGTTTAACGGTTAACTAATGGCTGTTAACAATTTTTACACAATGACGAATAATCAAAGCGCGGAGGTGGGTTGGGGCGATTACTGTGTAACGAGGACATAGGTTGGACTTTGAAATTTAGCATCGATAACGAAATAAGCAAATATATCGGCAAAGCACCCACTTAGGTAATTACAGCGTGAGCCAATTTGAAAACAGGACTCGACACTGGATAGAAATGCACTTTCACCGACTTTAGTAGATGAATTTTTACTCTTTGATGGTCTGTTGGTCAAGCTATGGATGACTTTTCACTTCCACCAAACACTACTACTCATAATCTAGCATCTATTTTCTCTGAAGTAGATCCTCATGTTCTCCAGCCACACCCACGCAATTCCTCTATTTATGGAAAGGATGAAGACGTAACTGAACTGGTGAACCTAATACGTCATACCCAGTCGGTAAGTCCATTAGTCATCACTAGTGAGGGAATCATTATTTCGGGACACCGACGATGGCAGGCTGTATTGCAATTGGGATGGAAAAGAGTGCCTGTTGAGGTCAGAAACTTTCCTGATAAAATAGCTGAACTACAGACACTGTTGTTGGAAAACGCCAACCGCTTGAAAACTAGAGAACAGAAAGTTCGCGAAGGGCAAGCGTGGCTTGAGGTAGAATCAAATGCAGCCAAAAAGCGGATGAGCGAAGCTGGCAAGAAATCGGCTCCTGGAAAACCAGATCGGGAAGAAGACAAAGGTATGGAAAATTTTCCATACCTTTGTCTAAGTTCGACAAAGGGTACTACCCGCGATCGCCTAGCCAAAAGAGTAGGTCTTGGTTCGGGACGCACATACTCTAAAGCCGCCAAAGTAGTGGAGTTCATAGACCAACAAACAAGTTTAGGACACCAGGAAATAGCAAGAGAACTCCGTCAAGTTCTGAACTCAAAAAGTGTAGATGCTGCTTATCAATTCTTTAAAGAAAGCAAAAAGAAGGATAGCGATCGCGGAGCGTACCCTAGAGGGCTGTTACCTACGGTAGATTGCTCAATTACAGATTCCAAGTCTTGCAACCAGATAGCAAAAAGCTGCTGGAACTGCCAGCACCGACTAGAGTCGGTAGACAACCAAAGTATTTACTGTAATAAATCTGGCGTTATTAACCTGATAAATAAATCTGGGGACGAGCGGGGTCGGGAGTGTCCTGATTGGAGATACAAATACTCACCAGCCGAACCACTGAAAAACCCAACCTTCGCTCTCCAACTGTTGCTGCCACTCGAATGGCAAGACAAGCTCGAAGAAACAGCAGCATTACTTGATACAGACGCAGCTACCTGGGTGAAAAACCTAATCGGCGCAAATTTGTTCCCCAAGTGGAGCTTAGACACAATTCCCGACCTGAAAACGGGGCAAAGTTGCTCCTTGTCGGGGTAGTTGAATGTGCCACTATCAATCTCGGTCGAGTAAACAGCCCTGGGGGCGGAGGCAAGATTAATGTCGGTAGGGGAAAATAATAAAGCGGTTACTGATCCTCAAGGAAAATACTACCAAATGGAAATTGCTGGGTTAGACGTACCGCAGGCGGCTTTAGCTGACAAACGAATTAGGAAACCCAGAAACCTACCTCCAACAAAACCACCACTATTTACTCATAAGCACTACGAGATGATCGCAATCGGCGCACCAATTATCAGTGCAACAAGCGCATACCTTAAGTATCCAGATTGGCATGAATACGGTAATGGTCGCTTTCACTTCCAAAAACCGTTCGGAAAAGGGCGCTACATAGAGTTTTACATCCTCAACCAGCAGTTGCATCACCCGGAGTACATTTGCAACCAAGCAGAACATGAAATTCTCAACCGATACGGTCTGGAGGCAGCACGACTTCATGCTGTGTTTGCAACTTATGCAGCCATGCAGGCAGAACCTTGGAAAGAACCGTTTGTTCTCAAAGGTAGCGAGCTGATTGAGACATTACAGATTTACAAAACTAAAAAACTGACTAAATCACAAAAACTGAAAGCAATAGTAGATTTAGCCTTGGTTGTTGGGACTCTTGGTGCAGTGATCCATTGGTATGAGGGAAAATTAAACCTGTGTGTTAAAGAGCGTAGCTTACTCTGGATAGTAAGTGTACAGGAATACAGTCAGCCAATATTAGGAGATGTGGATGAACTTTGCGAAGTTATAATCCGGGTACAACCGGGTCTTTGGACTTATAACTTCCTCAACCTTCAAGGTGAGCGAGAGAAGAGGTCATTGTATCAGTATGGACTTATCCCCAAGCAACTATTCGATATAGACCCGTATCGCCAGAAACTGGCAGCTAGTTTAGCCTTATATATCGTTGAGAATAGCCGCGCCCACAAAAGTGGAGTTTATACAATAGAAAATCTACTAAATAAAGTATTACCTTCTGGAGAAATACAACGGGCAATTGCAGATCGTAGATATGGATGGAAATTAAAAGAAACCGTAGACAACGCTCTACTTGTGTTAAGAGATATCGGTGGT from Tolypothrix sp. NIES-4075 harbors:
- a CDS encoding helix-turn-helix transcriptional regulator, which produces MNSKVERLAKLVKELRGSQSQHQFAKKIGVSRSSITFWESGQAWPDTENIEKLAALKGWSLSELQMYLVQGDSPSGELLYPVDQILVAIRRLPSDALAEVLNVGLETLVSRTSATQSSLD
- a CDS encoding ParB/RepB/Spo0J family partition protein, encoding MDDFSLPPNTTTHNLASIFSEVDPHVLQPHPRNSSIYGKDEDVTELVNLIRHTQSVSPLVITSEGIIISGHRRWQAVLQLGWKRVPVEVRNFPDKIAELQTLLLENANRLKTREQKVREGQAWLEVESNAAKKRMSEAGKKSAPGKPDREEDKGMENFPYLCLSSTKGTTRDRLAKRVGLGSGRTYSKAAKVVEFIDQQTSLGHQEIARELRQVLNSKSVDAAYQFFKESKKKDSDRGAYPRGLLPTVDCSITDSKSCNQIAKSCWNCQHRLESVDNQSIYCNKSGVINLINKSGDERGRECPDWRYKYSPAEPLKNPTFALQLLLPLEWQDKLEETAALLDTDAATWVKNLIGANLFPKWSLDTIPDLKTGQSCSLSG
- a CDS encoding helix-turn-helix domain-containing protein; its protein translation is MSVGENNKAVTDPQGKYYQMEIAGLDVPQAALADKRIRKPRNLPPTKPPLFTHKHYEMIAIGAPIISATSAYLKYPDWHEYGNGRFHFQKPFGKGRYIEFYILNQQLHHPEYICNQAEHEILNRYGLEAARLHAVFATYAAMQAEPWKEPFVLKGSELIETLQIYKTKKLTKSQKLKAIVDLALVVGTLGAVIHWYEGKLNLCVKERSLLWIVSVQEYSQPILGDVDELCEVIIRVQPGLWTYNFLNLQGEREKRSLYQYGLIPKQLFDIDPYRQKLAASLALYIVENSRAHKSGVYTIENLLNKVLPSGEIQRAIADRRYGWKLKETVDNALLVLRDIGGFGIEFDNETYPQWLRPIWNLPDNLAILPTKERNQCLLGSKCLPHHYLVKHWFPALITFKLPPTTQKDLHKLVTHNTETGKKITKCKSRKSDKLPDANQADSDSKPPQTKTNQPTELTGAIVQQGRKAIRMSQTELAHAMGKSQSWVRDIENKLKDQVIKPKYALKLKFILGMS